A section of the Roseovarius sp. W115 genome encodes:
- a CDS encoding glycosyltransferase family 4 protein, whose translation MTLFINGRFLTQPLSGVQRYAHELVRALDNHLAKHPSVKARFGQVVVLTPFASGTQRKNLPRYRSIEVFPTGASQGHVWEQSRLYQISKDGVLLSLGNCGPLAHEAHVVAFHDAHVFEMPEAFSPGYRRWHRFLRPRLAQRAKGLITVSQHSAQTLAHWLDVDTDRFAIVPNSAEHVLRIEENLQATEEHGLNPKRYLLSVGNQSPNKNLIRLIEAHRDAGSDVPPLAIVGDAPRALNIAKLETQNGLYVLGRVSDADLRGLYKGALGFVFPSLNEGFGIPPLEAMQLGVPVLSSNATAMPEVLGNAPMWFDPRDQLGMTLALKRFAAMAEEERKIRITKGLARAGRYSWRASAEALVEMLGPMFAAGARPVRNPRLRKLISAR comes from the coding sequence ATGACGTTGTTTATCAACGGGCGGTTTTTGACCCAGCCCTTGTCAGGTGTGCAACGATACGCGCACGAATTGGTGCGGGCGCTGGATAATCATTTGGCAAAGCATCCTTCGGTCAAGGCGCGGTTTGGGCAGGTTGTGGTTTTGACACCATTTGCATCCGGCACTCAGCGTAAAAATCTGCCCCGTTACCGCAGCATTGAAGTGTTTCCGACAGGCGCCTCACAAGGGCATGTGTGGGAGCAATCACGGCTTTATCAGATCAGCAAGGATGGTGTTCTTCTAAGCCTTGGCAATTGCGGCCCGCTTGCGCATGAGGCACATGTGGTTGCGTTTCATGATGCGCATGTCTTTGAAATGCCCGAAGCGTTTTCGCCGGGTTATCGTCGTTGGCATCGGTTTCTGCGGCCTCGACTGGCGCAGCGTGCCAAGGGCTTGATCACAGTGAGCCAACACTCGGCGCAGACTTTGGCACATTGGTTGGACGTGGATACAGATCGGTTCGCGATCGTACCGAATTCGGCGGAACATGTGCTTCGAATAGAAGAAAACCTGCAAGCCACCGAAGAGCATGGATTGAACCCAAAGAGATATCTTTTGTCTGTTGGCAATCAAAGCCCGAACAAGAATCTCATTCGGCTGATCGAAGCACATCGCGATGCGGGATCGGATGTTCCGCCCCTCGCCATTGTCGGAGACGCGCCGCGTGCGTTGAACATTGCAAAACTGGAAACTCAAAACGGATTGTATGTTCTGGGCCGTGTGTCCGATGCAGACCTGCGTGGACTGTACAAGGGTGCATTGGGTTTCGTGTTTCCATCCCTGAATGAAGGATTTGGCATACCGCCTCTAGAGGCGATGCAGCTCGGTGTCCCTGTGCTCAGTTCGAACGCCACGGCGATGCCCGAGGTGCTGGGCAATGCGCCGATGTGGTTTGATCCCCGGGATCAGCTTGGGATGACCTTGGCGCTCAAACGCTTCGCGGCAATGGCAGAAGAAGAGCGCAAAATTCGGATCACCAAGGGCTTGGCACGTGCAGGGCGCTATTCCTGGCGGGCCAGTGCAGAGGCGCTTGTAGAGATGTTGGGCCCCATGTTTGCTGCTGGTGCGAGACCAGTACGCAATCCGCGGCTGCGCAAGCTGATCAGCGCCCGGTAG
- a CDS encoding sulfotransferase family 2 domain-containing protein: MAGFIYIHVPKCGGSSFGAALRLRFLTSQATIRLGQGDLSLTGEAHILSDYAARRRELHAHVARGVRMISGHVQYDSDLHLNEAQNYGFLTLLRDPVSRFVSHYNYLQRKHPDAQRPDTLDAFLETRAAHRLASQYLFYFAGQSQGQAQDTGPLVIRAIRALSCFDLVGDLSDPQACHAALREITNGPLPLWHRNRAPQSVSVPRNLRSRLEHLCAPDLEIFESVRHHKAAA, encoded by the coding sequence GTGGCAGGCTTCATCTATATCCATGTACCCAAATGCGGCGGCTCGTCTTTTGGAGCAGCTCTGCGCCTGCGCTTCCTGACATCACAGGCCACCATCCGACTGGGCCAAGGGGATCTCAGCCTGACCGGAGAAGCCCACATCCTGAGCGACTACGCCGCGCGCAGACGTGAGTTGCACGCTCATGTGGCACGGGGCGTTCGGATGATTTCCGGACATGTGCAATACGACTCTGACTTGCACCTGAATGAAGCGCAAAACTATGGCTTTCTGACCTTGTTGCGAGACCCCGTCAGCCGGTTCGTGTCGCACTACAATTACCTGCAGCGCAAACATCCTGATGCGCAGCGGCCCGATACGCTGGACGCCTTTCTCGAAACCCGCGCCGCCCACAGGCTGGCCTCACAATATCTCTTCTACTTCGCAGGCCAAAGCCAAGGGCAGGCACAGGATACCGGTCCGCTTGTGATCCGTGCCATTCGCGCGCTGTCCTGCTTTGACCTTGTCGGAGACTTGTCCGATCCCCAGGCCTGTCACGCTGCTTTGCGAGAAATAACCAACGGACCACTTCCCCTTTGGCATCGCAATCGCGCGCCGCAAAGCGTGTCGGTTCCACGCAACCTACGATCCCGCCTTGAACATCTCTGCGCGCCCGATCTGGAAATCTTTGAAAGTGTGCGCCACCATAAGGCTGCAGCATGA
- a CDS encoding YjbH domain-containing protein — MQLRAETLSTFGTPGLIDMPTAVVLPDGHVAITASTFENNQRHTLTFQVLPRVYGSFRYSILRDLVPTGPNGGDVFDRSFDVHVQLLEERPNRPALAFGLRDIAGTSIFSSEYVVATKSLGPNLRVTGGFGWGRLAQRGSFSNPLGVLSSGFDTRAPRATTGQLAVDSFFQGPVAFFGGAELRLSDRLSLQFEYSSDAYDRERAAGNIDIDSPVNIGLTYQFDQGAQLRGYVVGGTTLALQFSYLFDPAKRPVPGGRDKAPVPFSSSAVSSFGDFDDPTTREKAQAQLFKQLDQEGLTLQGFKIQGGRALVRVENRRWDVEAQAVGRAARRLAKVLPAQIDVFEITVQRRGTPISTITLNRSDLKELERHYDGPWRSLTRARIADEHRVDQAGEPKSAFPVFDYSVGPYVALSFFDPDQPVRADAGIQVNADYRPSPGLTFSGVFRQPLVGNIDDATRMSDSVLPRVRSDAVLFAQQSNFEINELTAEYLFRPGADLFGRITAGYLESMFGGVSAELLWFPIESRLALGAELNYARQRDFDMLLGFQDYDVLTGHGSVYYDLGHGFTTQLDVGRYLAGDWGATFSLAREFNNGFKIGGFFTLTDVPFSEFGEGSFDRGITVEIPISWFTGRSSRRTFRQVIRPLQRDGGARLNVSNRLYEATRDYRAQRLSAGWGRVFR; from the coding sequence ATGCAGCTCAGGGCCGAAACCCTGTCGACATTTGGTACGCCTGGTCTGATCGATATGCCAACCGCTGTGGTGCTGCCTGATGGGCATGTGGCGATAACCGCAAGCACGTTTGAGAACAACCAGCGTCATACGCTCACCTTTCAGGTTTTGCCGCGGGTTTATGGCTCATTTCGGTATTCAATCCTGCGCGATTTGGTTCCCACAGGTCCAAATGGTGGTGATGTGTTTGATCGCAGTTTCGATGTGCATGTCCAGCTCTTGGAAGAACGTCCAAACCGTCCGGCGCTGGCCTTTGGCTTGAGGGACATTGCCGGAACGAGCATTTTTTCCAGTGAATATGTTGTGGCCACCAAGTCGCTTGGCCCAAACCTTCGGGTAACCGGCGGTTTTGGATGGGGGCGATTGGCGCAGCGAGGCTCGTTTTCCAATCCGCTTGGGGTTTTGTCTTCTGGATTTGACACGCGTGCACCACGCGCCACCACGGGGCAGTTGGCGGTGGACTCGTTCTTTCAGGGACCCGTTGCTTTTTTTGGCGGGGCAGAGCTGCGGCTTAGCGATCGTTTGAGTTTGCAGTTCGAGTATTCTTCGGATGCCTATGACCGCGAGCGCGCGGCGGGTAATATCGATATAGACAGCCCAGTTAACATTGGGCTGACCTATCAGTTCGACCAAGGCGCGCAGCTTCGCGGGTATGTGGTTGGGGGAACGACACTCGCGCTGCAGTTCAGCTACTTGTTTGATCCCGCGAAACGTCCTGTGCCCGGTGGACGTGACAAAGCGCCTGTGCCCTTTTCCAGCTCGGCCGTGTCCAGTTTTGGCGATTTTGATGACCCTACAACCCGCGAGAAAGCGCAGGCGCAGCTGTTCAAACAGCTTGATCAGGAAGGGCTCACACTTCAGGGCTTCAAAATCCAAGGTGGCCGGGCACTGGTGCGCGTTGAGAACCGGCGCTGGGATGTCGAGGCACAGGCTGTTGGGCGCGCAGCGCGTCGGCTGGCAAAGGTACTGCCTGCACAGATTGACGTCTTTGAAATCACAGTGCAGCGACGCGGCACCCCGATCAGCACTATCACGCTGAACCGTTCTGATCTTAAAGAGCTTGAACGGCACTACGACGGACCCTGGCGAAGTCTGACGCGTGCACGCATTGCAGATGAACATCGTGTTGATCAGGCAGGTGAACCGAAATCAGCATTCCCCGTTTTTGACTATTCTGTTGGGCCTTATGTCGCGCTGTCGTTTTTCGACCCGGACCAACCCGTGCGCGCGGATGCCGGGATACAGGTAAATGCCGATTATCGCCCATCGCCGGGCCTGACGTTTTCAGGGGTGTTTCGCCAGCCGTTGGTTGGAAACATTGATGATGCGACACGTATGTCTGACTCAGTTTTGCCAAGGGTGCGCTCGGATGCTGTGCTCTTTGCACAGCAATCTAATTTTGAGATCAACGAGCTTACCGCAGAATACCTATTCCGCCCCGGCGCTGATCTCTTCGGGCGCATCACCGCTGGATATCTTGAAAGCATGTTCGGTGGTGTGTCTGCCGAACTACTCTGGTTTCCTATTGAAAGCCGTTTGGCGCTTGGTGCAGAGCTGAACTATGCCCGGCAACGCGATTTCGACATGCTCTTGGGTTTTCAGGATTACGATGTCCTGACAGGCCACGGCTCTGTCTACTATGATCTTGGCCATGGCTTTACCACGCAACTTGATGTCGGTCGTTATCTCGCGGGTGACTGGGGCGCTACATTTTCGTTGGCGCGGGAATTCAACAATGGATTCAAAATCGGTGGGTTCTTTACACTCACCGATGTGCCGTTTTCTGAGTTTGGCGAAGGCTCATTTGATCGCGGAATTACCGTGGAAATTCCCATATCGTGGTTCACCGGTCGTTCCTCTCGCCGCACTTTCCGGCAGGTGATACGCCCGCTGCAACGTGATGGCGGCGCACGGCTGAACGTGAGCAACCGGCTCTATGAAGCGACCAGGGATTACCGGGCGCAAAGACTTAGCGCGGGCTGGGGACGGGTGTTCCGATGA
- a CDS encoding sugar transferase codes for MAMLDHAHARPFPSTASVLSLAYSTLGKRLLDIAIAVLLLPILLPMIGLLWSLIRLQGGSGFYCHKRVGRNGAEFSCWKIRTMVPNAERLLTELLDADPLAADEWRRTQKLSRDPRITKLGQFLRRTSLDELPQIWNVLRGDMSFVGPRPVTKPELDRYGPDAKVYLKLRPGITGLWQVMGRSDGCYTERLRLDMAYARAITPLRDLTLILRTATVIFRPTGR; via the coding sequence ATGGCCATGCTGGACCACGCGCACGCACGCCCTTTTCCTTCGACCGCATCTGTTCTTTCGCTGGCCTACTCAACTCTGGGCAAACGTCTTTTGGACATTGCAATCGCTGTTTTGCTCTTGCCGATCCTGCTTCCGATGATTGGGCTGTTGTGGTCGCTCATACGCCTGCAAGGTGGCAGCGGATTCTATTGCCATAAACGGGTAGGTCGAAACGGAGCAGAATTCTCTTGTTGGAAAATCCGAACCATGGTGCCCAATGCCGAACGGCTTTTGACTGAACTTCTTGATGCTGACCCACTGGCCGCTGACGAATGGCGAAGGACACAGAAACTCAGCCGCGATCCGCGTATTACAAAACTTGGCCAGTTTCTGCGCCGCACCAGCCTTGATGAACTGCCACAGATTTGGAATGTGCTGCGCGGGGATATGTCCTTTGTCGGGCCGCGTCCCGTCACCAAACCTGAACTGGATCGCTATGGACCTGACGCCAAAGTCTATCTCAAACTGCGTCCGGGCATCACGGGCCTGTGGCAAGTCATGGGTCGCAGTGATGGGTGTTACACTGAGCGTCTCCGCCTTGATATGGCTTATGCCCGCGCTATCACGCCGCTTCGGGATCTGACGCTCATACTGCGCACCGCGACTGTGATCTTTCGCCCTACCGGGCGCTGA
- a CDS encoding metallophosphoesterase: MLNALRNFLNKPDIELGPPAPDTPFVAIGDIHGRIDLLTRLLPRLPDLPIICVGDYVDRGDHSAEVLRLLMERTDITCLSGNHEDMMLKFIDTPEQGGRWLLHGGMQTVASFGLGGISPSARGEELVKLRDVFVKTMGDEMLTWLRDLPTLWQSGNVAVLHAGADPAQPIADQKPQTLRWGHPAFLTTPRTDGMWVVHGHTVVDAAIAEGGRIAIDTGAYATDCLTAAIIETGQVRFETA; encoded by the coding sequence ATGCTTAACGCGCTGCGGAACTTTCTTAACAAGCCAGATATCGAGCTCGGCCCGCCTGCGCCTGACACGCCTTTTGTTGCCATCGGCGACATCCATGGACGTATCGACCTTTTGACTCGTTTGCTCCCACGCCTGCCTGATCTTCCGATCATCTGCGTGGGCGACTATGTCGACCGTGGGGATCACAGCGCCGAGGTGCTGCGCCTGCTGATGGAGCGAACAGATATCACCTGTTTATCGGGCAATCATGAAGACATGATGCTGAAGTTTATTGATACACCTGAACAAGGCGGTCGTTGGCTCTTGCACGGCGGGATGCAGACCGTCGCAAGCTTTGGTCTGGGTGGGATCTCTCCTTCGGCACGTGGCGAAGAGCTTGTCAAACTGCGCGATGTGTTTGTGAAAACGATGGGCGATGAGATGCTGACCTGGCTCAGGGACCTACCCACGCTCTGGCAATCCGGCAATGTGGCCGTGCTTCATGCCGGGGCGGATCCAGCGCAACCCATCGCGGATCAAAAACCGCAGACCCTGCGCTGGGGGCATCCGGCGTTCCTGACCACCCCGCGCACCGACGGCATGTGGGTGGTACATGGGCACACGGTTGTCGACGCAGCCATCGCCGAGGGCGGGCGCATCGCCATTGACACAGGCGCTTATGCCACGGACTGCCTGACGGCGGCGATCATCGAGACAGGGCAGGTCCGCTTCGAGACCGCTTGA
- a CDS encoding glycosyltransferase, giving the protein MHIVHLITRLLRAGSEENTVETMRWQLEAGHEVTLIHGSDADPFWDMNLPEGLGRIVLPDLVHPVDAKHDFRAIRWLRDIYRTLSPDIIHTHQSKAGLVGRLAADAVPNALVVHGVHILPFEGVSPMKRAIYLAAERIAARRTDAFVGVSEAVSDAYVDAGLADPEQIYCVRSGMGLDRFRNAQLPPDWRALSNADKDGRRAPVALMMAAFEPRKRHIPFLRAFARVANRLPQMRLLLAGQGPEENRVRDEVARLGLEDQVVFCGHRVDAEALFALADVSILTSEREGLPRVVVQSIAAGCPVLAQALPGLDEILAHDINGLILPADNMDVVADQLIEVLEEPAKRTRLSRGARHTDVSDWELARLGSGTERCYRSALGKQELVLQAKLA; this is encoded by the coding sequence ATGCATATTGTGCATCTGATTACCCGTCTTCTGCGTGCAGGATCAGAAGAAAATACAGTCGAAACAATGCGCTGGCAGCTTGAAGCCGGGCATGAGGTCACACTGATCCATGGCTCTGACGCAGATCCCTTTTGGGACATGAACTTGCCCGAGGGCTTAGGGCGAATCGTGCTGCCTGATTTGGTGCATCCTGTCGATGCAAAGCACGATTTTCGCGCGATCCGCTGGTTGCGTGATATCTACAGAACCCTGTCGCCGGATATCATTCACACGCACCAGAGCAAGGCCGGTCTGGTTGGTCGGTTGGCGGCGGATGCTGTGCCAAATGCGCTTGTTGTACACGGCGTGCATATTCTGCCGTTTGAAGGCGTCAGCCCGATGAAGCGCGCAATTTACCTTGCGGCGGAACGCATTGCGGCGCGGCGCACCGACGCCTTTGTTGGAGTCTCAGAGGCGGTGTCGGATGCCTATGTCGACGCCGGTCTGGCGGATCCGGAGCAGATCTATTGTGTGCGTTCCGGCATGGGTCTGGATCGATTTCGAAACGCGCAGCTGCCGCCTGACTGGCGAGCATTGTCCAATGCCGATAAAGATGGTCGCCGTGCACCTGTGGCGCTGATGATGGCTGCGTTTGAGCCGCGCAAACGGCACATACCATTTCTGCGCGCGTTTGCACGTGTCGCGAACCGGTTGCCGCAAATGCGTCTGTTGCTGGCGGGACAAGGACCCGAAGAAAACCGCGTGCGCGATGAGGTGGCGCGTCTTGGGCTTGAAGATCAGGTGGTGTTTTGTGGGCATCGCGTTGATGCCGAAGCGCTCTTTGCTCTTGCCGATGTCTCGATACTTACCTCTGAACGAGAAGGTCTGCCGCGTGTCGTGGTGCAATCCATTGCCGCAGGGTGCCCGGTGCTGGCGCAAGCGTTGCCGGGTTTGGATGAAATCCTGGCGCATGACATCAACGGGTTGATCCTGCCGGCTGACAATATGGATGTGGTGGCGGATCAGCTGATCGAGGTGTTGGAGGAGCCGGCCAAGCGCACGCGCCTGTCTCGTGGTGCGCGACACACAGATGTCTCGGATTGGGAATTGGCGCGACTGGGATCGGGAACCGAGCGTTGCTATCGCAGCGCCTTGGGTAAACAGGAGCTTGTCCTGCAGGCCAAACTCGCATGA
- a CDS encoding spike base protein, RCAP_Rcc01079 family, with translation MPITDSFSSFETGLTGPICGGFDITPDDASDLLTMTRAIMVSGAGDLNVLLKDGDTLVVPGLTPGVIYPLRVVRVLSTGTTATGLKGLL, from the coding sequence ATGCCGATTACAGACAGTTTCTCAAGCTTTGAAACAGGGTTGACCGGCCCGATTTGTGGCGGGTTTGATATCACGCCAGATGATGCAAGTGACCTTTTGACAATGACCCGTGCGATCATGGTTAGCGGGGCGGGTGATCTCAATGTCCTTCTCAAAGATGGCGATACGCTCGTGGTTCCGGGACTGACACCCGGTGTGATCTACCCGTTACGCGTTGTGCGCGTTCTAAGCACTGGAACAACGGCAACCGGATTGAAGGGGCTTTTGTGA
- a CDS encoding oligosaccharide flippase family protein, which translates to MSTQLWSFGLQWSRVGINAALFLVATRFLTLAEIGLFATAFAPVRLSQGLHRAGISESVIVLGKYQTRLNALFALSCLSGVGLTFIFGVIGHFAAIPALIALSAIPLLNGISAVPEGLLRRGLRLRALALRTIFIQSLAAVIALGLLIYDLGIWALVSFAVINALGNCLLTAYLARWSPSGWPTFAKVVLLLPKVTQIAARDFIGAAQMPLALMAIGMMLGLQSAGAFQIAARIYNLIDALTLSPLRFIALPQLAQDTLRAKQRFAQHLAHAAWLSSWIWAIVLLFAPEILGIVLEPEHAGATAPILRALAGLGFCSAVIMPVNQALTARLETTLVLHRAILTLCLSTALLLPALMVSAEICALALSIAAMFTGLWYVRRALPRLSLTSSDLSAAIPPLFAAGLACFLVLTTPNLPMLAQILCGTLVYTSLFALLPKPHLRFT; encoded by the coding sequence ATGAGTACGCAACTCTGGTCTTTTGGCTTGCAATGGTCACGCGTGGGCATCAACGCCGCACTGTTTCTTGTTGCGACCCGGTTTTTGACCCTGGCAGAAATCGGTCTCTTCGCCACTGCCTTCGCTCCGGTCCGTTTGAGTCAGGGCCTGCATCGTGCGGGCATCTCTGAGAGCGTGATCGTTCTCGGCAAGTATCAAACAAGGCTCAACGCACTCTTTGCTCTGTCCTGTCTGTCTGGTGTTGGTCTTACCTTTATTTTTGGAGTGATAGGCCACTTTGCAGCAATACCTGCACTGATCGCCCTAAGTGCCATCCCTCTCTTGAACGGTATCAGCGCAGTGCCAGAAGGCCTTCTGCGTCGAGGCTTGCGCCTGCGCGCGCTCGCGCTTCGAACGATCTTCATACAATCGCTGGCAGCAGTCATCGCGCTCGGGCTTTTGATTTATGATTTGGGTATCTGGGCCCTGGTGAGCTTTGCAGTGATAAATGCGCTCGGAAATTGCCTTCTAACGGCCTATTTGGCGCGCTGGTCTCCATCCGGTTGGCCAACATTTGCAAAGGTTGTTTTGCTCTTGCCAAAAGTCACCCAGATTGCCGCGCGCGACTTTATTGGAGCCGCTCAGATGCCTTTGGCGCTGATGGCCATCGGGATGATGCTTGGCTTGCAGTCCGCAGGCGCGTTCCAGATTGCGGCACGTATTTACAATCTGATTGACGCGCTGACTCTATCACCGCTCCGCTTCATTGCCTTACCTCAACTGGCGCAGGATACGCTGCGCGCCAAGCAACGCTTTGCTCAGCATCTTGCACACGCGGCCTGGCTATCGTCTTGGATCTGGGCGATTGTCCTTCTGTTTGCGCCCGAGATACTTGGTATAGTTCTAGAACCTGAACACGCAGGCGCCACAGCACCGATCTTGCGCGCCTTGGCAGGTCTCGGATTTTGCAGCGCCGTGATCATGCCGGTGAACCAGGCATTGACCGCACGACTAGAAACCACACTTGTCCTGCACCGAGCAATTCTGACGCTATGCCTTAGCACTGCACTCTTACTTCCGGCTCTAATGGTCTCAGCCGAAATCTGTGCACTGGCCTTATCCATCGCGGCCATGTTCACCGGCCTTTGGTATGTTCGACGGGCATTGCCGCGCCTTTCGTTGACTTCGTCCGACCTCTCAGCAGCAATACCACCACTCTTTGCGGCGGGGCTCGCGTGCTTTCTTGTCCTGACGACGCCCAATTTGCCAATGCTCGCACAAATTCTCTGCGGCACGTTGGTCTACACCAGCCTTTTTGCTCTTCTGCCCAAACCTCATCTGAGGTTCACATGA
- a CDS encoding oligosaccharide repeat unit polymerase, giving the protein MTRQALSPLTLMLCCWGLTGAFSIWAFMSLDRLPLVQIFIAREHLDLSAITLAGILWVLFSLTIYILADWIARLSLPKPRPFHPRLDVNAAAKATFAINTCFAFVTLLWIAGTARGAGGLLQLATAVYVDSLNTRDMLLENKLFTGMRLFYAALPATGCLAAALLAHGQLSSKARRMCQITLVLNLVLLFVLPIVMSQRLLLLQFLLSAYIAACLVRGHVFGLRFLGLGLCLFLGLWIAREIITNPSLDHSAADIAWQKLTFYIINDTWNSLAPLSRPIPHTHGALTFEGLTFLTLTDGLFDGANPSQIPELNAVLGGGEFPFFTTAYVDFGPVLGMVVIGCFAILFRFVFHRACQSLGWAAIYAQIGAALLFSSHSVYVTHQNFLFSVVVIAVICRVARRTKSSLKPPERPVFKSCRRAHIA; this is encoded by the coding sequence ATGACGCGCCAAGCTCTATCACCGCTGACTTTGATGCTGTGCTGCTGGGGTTTGACGGGCGCCTTCTCGATCTGGGCTTTTATGTCGCTCGATCGCCTGCCGCTGGTGCAAATCTTCATTGCGCGCGAGCATCTTGATCTCTCGGCCATCACTTTGGCTGGTATCCTCTGGGTTCTCTTCAGCCTCACAATCTACATCCTGGCCGATTGGATTGCGCGCCTGTCATTACCCAAACCACGCCCATTTCACCCGCGTCTGGACGTGAACGCTGCGGCAAAAGCAACCTTCGCGATCAACACCTGTTTTGCCTTTGTGACCCTGCTCTGGATCGCTGGAACGGCACGTGGCGCAGGTGGGTTGCTGCAACTAGCCACGGCTGTCTATGTCGACAGCCTGAACACCCGCGACATGCTTTTGGAGAACAAGCTCTTCACCGGCATGCGCTTGTTCTATGCTGCTTTGCCTGCCACGGGTTGTCTTGCTGCGGCATTGCTGGCACATGGCCAGTTATCATCCAAAGCGCGGCGTATGTGCCAGATCACGCTTGTGTTAAACCTTGTTCTTCTCTTCGTTTTGCCCATCGTCATGAGCCAGCGGCTCTTGCTGTTACAGTTCCTGCTCTCAGCCTACATCGCCGCTTGCCTTGTGCGCGGGCATGTTTTTGGCCTGCGGTTTCTGGGTCTGGGACTTTGTCTTTTTCTTGGGCTTTGGATCGCCCGTGAGATCATCACAAATCCAAGTCTCGATCATTCCGCCGCCGACATTGCCTGGCAGAAACTGACATTCTACATAATCAACGACACATGGAACAGCCTTGCTCCGCTCAGTCGCCCAATCCCCCACACGCATGGCGCACTTACGTTCGAAGGGCTGACATTCCTGACCCTGACCGATGGTCTCTTTGATGGTGCAAACCCAAGCCAGATCCCCGAGTTGAATGCCGTTCTCGGCGGTGGCGAGTTTCCATTCTTTACCACCGCCTACGTCGATTTTGGCCCTGTATTGGGCATGGTGGTAATCGGGTGTTTTGCAATTCTGTTCCGCTTTGTGTTCCATCGCGCCTGCCAGTCACTCGGCTGGGCCGCAATCTACGCACAGATCGGGGCGGCTCTGCTCTTCTCCAGCCATTCCGTCTATGTCACGCATCAGAACTTCCTGTTCTCCGTGGTGGTCATAGCCGTAATCTGCCGCGTGGCGCGCCGCACAAAGAGCTCATTAAAGCCCCCCGAAAGGCCCGTTTTCAAAAGCTGCCGCAGAGCGCATATCGCGTGA
- a CDS encoding acyltransferase family protein, which translates to MTLSNTQKLPGLQSLRALAAGMVLIGHVLAEAEHYFDLSLPGDTVPWTRGVDLFFVISGFVIALSADRLRAEPVNFLKRRMLRVVPLYYVFTTLMVIVLLFLPGATKDTSLDPAQILSSYSFLPYAREDGRIAPVLSLGWTLNYEVFFYAMFALCLAFRSPRIALAAILSACVIAGLVYPGTTTAFVFWTNPLILEFLFGVGLARLYQTGWHRPNTVLAIAGLFLGVALLILLDAFNIPRVLAAGLPASLIVASGTLLCPNRATPGQLLGDASYALYLSHRFALRAATLLLLPLLPQTQLGAWIYIGLVTGLALGLGILTHLLLERPIMRALASYPKVVPA; encoded by the coding sequence GTGACACTGTCGAACACCCAGAAACTGCCCGGACTTCAATCGCTTCGAGCACTCGCCGCCGGAATGGTCCTGATCGGGCACGTACTGGCCGAGGCCGAGCACTATTTTGACCTGTCACTTCCGGGAGATACTGTTCCCTGGACCCGAGGCGTAGACCTCTTTTTTGTCATTTCAGGGTTCGTCATTGCGTTGTCGGCTGACCGGTTGCGCGCGGAACCTGTTAACTTCTTGAAACGGCGCATGCTCCGAGTTGTACCGCTCTACTATGTGTTCACCACATTGATGGTGATTGTCCTGCTTTTCTTGCCCGGTGCGACCAAGGACACATCTCTCGATCCGGCTCAAATCCTTTCGTCCTATAGCTTCCTGCCTTATGCCCGGGAAGATGGACGCATCGCGCCTGTCCTCTCTCTGGGTTGGACCCTAAACTACGAAGTTTTCTTTTATGCGATGTTTGCCCTGTGCTTGGCCTTTCGTTCTCCTCGGATCGCCCTTGCCGCAATCCTTTCGGCCTGCGTCATCGCTGGTCTGGTCTATCCCGGCACCACCACGGCATTCGTTTTCTGGACCAATCCTCTCATCCTTGAATTTCTCTTCGGCGTGGGACTGGCGCGGCTCTATCAAACCGGCTGGCACAGGCCAAACACCGTGCTTGCCATTGCCGGTCTCTTTTTGGGCGTCGCTCTCCTGATACTCCTTGATGCCTTCAACATTCCCCGCGTATTGGCTGCCGGCCTGCCCGCGTCTTTGATTGTGGCCAGCGGCACTTTGCTTTGTCCCAACAGAGCAACACCCGGGCAGCTCCTTGGCGACGCGTCTTACGCGCTTTACCTGTCTCATCGGTTTGCCCTTCGCGCTGCGACGCTGTTGCTTTTGCCGCTCCTGCCACAAACGCAGCTGGGCGCGTGGATTTACATCGGACTGGTAACAGGCCTGGCTCTTGGATTGGGCATTCTGACCCACCTGCTTTTAGAGCGACCCATAATGCGTGCTCTGGCATCTTATCCAAAAGTGGTTCCGGCATGA